Proteins encoded by one window of Candidatus Obscuribacterales bacterium:
- the mreC gene encoding rod shape-determining protein MreC, with protein sequence MAASNPSRLPISTEAVAEVLFLLLLIWMIAGPVSGLVLTTHSLVTAFISKSAYQLQSTGDMAKKLLASSQKIKDLEKKLADSELEVTRFKQQAKDVEKLRALLALRSSSDRRTMAADIIARNPDNWFEQVTIDRGKLDNIKAGSAVITSNGVVGQVVSASDKAAVVRLLTDPDQKLGVLIERINQPGVLVGRQQKSPVIDYIPVGTSVEVGDKVTALGNGGIFPSGHPVGTVAAVRRDANGTTLSIDVKLSENFFNLTQVLVVAPQEL encoded by the coding sequence ATGGCAGCCTCCAATCCAAGTAGGCTACCTATAAGTACTGAGGCTGTTGCAGAAGTACTCTTCTTGCTATTGCTCATTTGGATGATAGCTGGTCCTGTTAGTGGACTGGTTTTAACGACACATAGTCTTGTAACCGCCTTTATAAGCAAGAGCGCCTATCAGTTGCAATCAACAGGCGACATGGCCAAAAAATTACTTGCCTCATCGCAGAAGATAAAGGACCTTGAGAAAAAACTAGCCGACTCGGAATTGGAAGTTACCCGTTTTAAGCAACAAGCCAAAGACGTAGAAAAACTTCGCGCGCTGTTAGCCCTGCGTTCGTCTTCTGATAGACGTACCATGGCCGCCGATATCATTGCGCGCAATCCCGACAATTGGTTTGAACAAGTAACAATCGACCGCGGCAAACTGGACAATATTAAGGCCGGTTCTGCTGTAATTACGAGCAACGGCGTAGTTGGACAAGTGGTAAGTGCTTCCGACAAGGCAGCGGTTGTTCGCTTATTGACCGACCCCGATCAAAAGCTTGGTGTATTAATTGAACGCATAAATCAACCAGGTGTATTAGTCGGACGTCAACAAAAATCACCGGTAATTGATTACATTCCTGTTGGAACATCAGTAGAAGTAGGCGACAAAGTTACCGCGCTGGGCAACGGTGGTATATTCCCTTCAGGACACCCGGTTGGTACAGTTGCCGCCGTTCGCAGAGATGCAAATGGCACAACCTTATCCATTGACGTGAAGCTTTCAGAAAACTTCTTCAACTTGACTCAAGTTTTGGTGGTAGCGCCACAGGAGCTATAG
- the mreD gene encoding rod shape-determining protein MreD, which translates to MAILSMKTRKKSIDLAIVTLACSAAWILQLTVLNQLFFQGAICNLPLTVTVLWGYVVGSSLPELRADQLRILPVSAIFLRQLLSGSVTGLLVGALFAALYSSVSPVYPIAFPLIGFITGYFSMKNLNQETLFCIPLTLLATVMAEGIMALQLGIMGRPYVFDHLSHMILPEALLNALIAPFVYFPLRDWYEFRRSEAVLEQ; encoded by the coding sequence ATGGCTATTCTGTCGATGAAAACTCGCAAAAAGTCCATCGATCTTGCCATCGTTACTTTGGCATGTAGCGCCGCCTGGATCTTACAGCTAACGGTTCTCAATCAACTCTTTTTTCAGGGAGCTATTTGTAATCTGCCTCTCACGGTTACTGTGTTGTGGGGTTATGTAGTTGGCTCATCACTTCCGGAATTGCGAGCGGATCAACTGAGGATTTTGCCTGTATCGGCAATTTTCTTGAGGCAACTCTTGTCCGGATCTGTTACAGGTTTATTAGTCGGTGCTCTGTTTGCCGCACTTTATTCGTCTGTTTCGCCCGTTTATCCAATAGCGTTTCCTCTAATTGGATTTATCACCGGCTATTTTTCAATGAAAAATTTGAATCAAGAAACGCTTTTTTGTATTCCACTGACTCTTTTAGCAACTGTTATGGCCGAAGGAATTATGGCTTTGCAATTAGGAATCATGGGCAGACCCTATGTATTTGATCATCTATCCCACATGATATTGCCGGAGGCATTGCTCAATGCATTGATTGCACCCTTTGTTTATTTCCCGCTTCGTGATTGGTACGAATTCCGCAGATCAGAGGCAGTGCTTGAACAATGA
- the mrdA gene encoding penicillin-binding protein 2: MTQSQSPQDLLRKLAEQQNQRNIVREISSAKSKGFVIAAILLGAMLLLMARLVWLQVIQNHYYQTMSVANSTRVTFLRAPRGLIYDRHGNLIATNKQSLSLTAVSRQIPDDGKQLTDLALRLGRVLDQPALELYERLKKAKLSNSVVPVVIERDLDLKTVGRFFEQQLFLPGVDILPDISRNYPQGPLVAHVLGYTGEITSSQLSRRPERRMGDIVGQDGIERLYDEQLRGVDGEQRVRVNALGQSFSAETAKPVVTKDPQAGLPVVLSIDLDLQKAAYDALGKRQGAVVAIDPQTGEVLCLVSRPSFDPNVFTRRITPSVWKELNAPDHPLYNRALSGFPPGSIWKAITLLAALDNKVVNPDTKLHVSGGMALGNFFFHDWTSTPGLYDLVKCLAWSRDSAFYQMALKLTPEQIREWGLKFGAGRPTGLELPHEGKGLVPDSAWKLKNWHEPWYPGNTLHMSIGQTFLQVTPAQGARMFAGIGMKGQIPDEHFVIKIGNRQIPPPAREVVKVKPEYLDVVLRGLKAVVASGTGGATKLGNVEVAGKTGSAEAPPAGSKTHAWFCCYAPADKPRIAICCFVEHGGHGGSAAAPIARQVLEKFFAIGPVEKPAAEGTQAPQKPKRRH; encoded by the coding sequence ATGACGCAGTCCCAATCACCACAAGATTTACTGCGTAAATTGGCTGAACAACAGAACCAGAGAAACATTGTTCGCGAGATAAGCTCGGCAAAAAGCAAAGGTTTTGTCATCGCCGCCATTCTTTTAGGCGCAATGTTGCTTCTGATGGCTCGTCTTGTTTGGCTGCAAGTAATACAAAACCACTACTACCAGACAATGTCCGTAGCTAATTCCACTCGCGTCACATTCTTGCGCGCACCACGCGGTTTGATATATGACCGCCACGGTAATTTGATAGCCACCAACAAGCAGTCACTTTCTCTGACAGCCGTATCACGACAAATTCCTGATGACGGCAAGCAACTTACCGACTTAGCTTTGCGTTTGGGCAGAGTTCTGGATCAGCCGGCGCTTGAACTTTATGAACGCTTGAAGAAAGCCAAGCTATCCAATTCAGTAGTGCCTGTTGTAATTGAGCGCGACTTAGATTTAAAAACTGTCGGTCGCTTTTTTGAACAGCAATTGTTTTTGCCGGGCGTAGATATTCTGCCGGATATTAGCCGCAACTACCCTCAAGGACCATTGGTAGCACACGTACTTGGCTATACAGGTGAAATAACTTCCTCACAGCTTAGTCGCAGACCGGAAAGACGCATGGGTGACATTGTTGGTCAGGACGGTATAGAACGCCTCTACGATGAGCAGCTGCGCGGAGTAGATGGTGAACAGCGCGTCAGAGTAAACGCACTTGGGCAATCTTTCTCAGCCGAAACAGCCAAGCCTGTTGTGACCAAAGACCCACAAGCTGGACTACCAGTCGTACTAAGTATTGATCTCGATCTACAAAAGGCCGCCTATGACGCTTTGGGCAAGAGGCAGGGCGCGGTTGTAGCCATTGATCCGCAAACCGGCGAAGTGCTTTGTCTGGTTAGTCGGCCAAGCTTTGATCCCAATGTTTTCACCAGACGTATTACACCAAGCGTCTGGAAAGAATTGAATGCTCCCGACCATCCTTTATATAACCGAGCTTTGTCAGGTTTCCCTCCGGGTTCAATTTGGAAAGCCATTACTTTGTTAGCAGCTCTGGATAATAAGGTAGTAAATCCGGACACGAAGTTGCACGTCTCAGGCGGCATGGCTTTAGGTAACTTCTTCTTCCATGACTGGACTTCGACACCGGGACTCTATGACCTTGTTAAATGTCTTGCCTGGTCACGCGACTCGGCCTTCTACCAAATGGCCCTTAAATTGACCCCTGAACAAATTCGCGAATGGGGGCTAAAGTTCGGCGCCGGTCGCCCAACAGGATTGGAATTGCCGCACGAGGGAAAGGGACTTGTTCCTGATTCAGCCTGGAAACTCAAGAACTGGCATGAACCCTGGTATCCAGGCAACACCCTGCACATGTCCATTGGACAGACTTTCTTGCAGGTCACACCTGCTCAGGGCGCGCGCATGTTTGCCGGCATCGGCATGAAGGGTCAAATCCCTGACGAACACTTCGTTATTAAGATTGGCAACAGGCAAATTCCGCCCCCTGCCAGAGAAGTCGTGAAGGTTAAGCCGGAATATCTGGATGTAGTTTTGCGTGGACTGAAGGCGGTTGTAGCCTCCGGTACAGGCGGCGCCACTAAGCTTGGAAATGTTGAGGTAGCTGGAAAGACGGGATCTGCCGAAGCGCCACCGGCTGGAAGCAAGACCCATGCCTGGTTTTGCTGTTACGCACCAGCCGATAAGCCCCGAATTGCCATCTGCTGCTTCGTTGAGCACGGCGGTCACGGTGGCTCAGCGGCGGCGCCAATTGCCCGACAGGTGCTGGAGAAATTCTTTGCCATAGGACCGGTGGAAAAACCCGCCGCCGAAGGTACACAGGCGCCACAAAAACCCAAACGGCGTCACTAA
- a CDS encoding FHA domain-containing protein, protein MSDITANNPTVILCKYCLRVMTEAECSFCKEHAVGEHRTATVTKANTPKPAEVMSLAQLRPVVNFRLKSNKAIIGRDPDCDVQLGEDFYVSRHHAQITFEGGKYFVEDLGSKNGTKLNGSQIIVREPLKPGDIITIGQTHFVVQ, encoded by the coding sequence ATGTCCGATATAACAGCAAATAACCCGACAGTAATTCTGTGCAAGTATTGCCTTCGCGTCATGACCGAAGCAGAGTGTTCATTCTGCAAAGAACATGCAGTTGGTGAACATCGCACAGCAACAGTAACAAAGGCAAATACACCCAAGCCTGCTGAGGTGATGAGTCTTGCTCAACTTCGTCCTGTCGTTAATTTCCGCCTGAAGTCTAACAAAGCAATCATTGGTCGCGATCCTGATTGTGATGTGCAGCTAGGTGAAGACTTTTATGTCTCACGGCACCATGCACAAATTACTTTTGAAGGCGGTAAGTATTTCGTCGAAGATTTGGGAAGCAAGAACGGCACCAAACTAAATGGTTCACAAATTATTGTGCGCGAACCTTTAAAGCCAGGCGACATTATCACAATTGGACAAACACATTTCGTTGTTCAATGA